A genome region from Brooklawnia propionicigenes includes the following:
- a CDS encoding ABC transporter substrate-binding protein, producing MTLANHVWTENIKAQFDDFTAQTGLKVELTQLGEDQLSDQYNVKLNAGSSDIDVMMYRPLQEGKMFARNGWMADLSDKVTSNPEWDWDDYQAGPVTATTYEGQVVGVPIITETQVLYYRKDLLEASGFTAPPATMDELKEMSAKINEDNPGVAGFVARTGRTAAVTQFSSFLFSYGGDFDDGAGVATLDTQAAHDAYDMYGSLIREYGPANVSTDMSWPEAMAVFTQGQAGFYVEANSLYKNATDPTKSQVADTVGFAAFPAGPAGSRPYNIPSWALGVNAGSTNIDNAWKFIEWATSKEQTLLNQQAGVPSARTSVWADPQATQDYPPDLLAAAQAAADDGVGHDRPLVVQVAKAREIVGQPIVDSITGKDLDASLAGAQTSYQAFLDDEK from the coding sequence GTGACGCTTGCCAATCACGTCTGGACCGAGAACATCAAGGCTCAGTTCGACGATTTCACCGCGCAGACCGGCCTGAAAGTGGAACTCACGCAGCTTGGCGAAGATCAGTTGTCTGATCAGTACAACGTCAAGCTCAACGCGGGCTCGTCCGATATCGACGTCATGATGTACCGGCCGCTGCAAGAGGGCAAGATGTTCGCCCGCAACGGATGGATGGCGGACCTGTCCGACAAGGTCACCAGCAACCCGGAATGGGATTGGGACGACTACCAGGCCGGTCCGGTCACCGCCACCACCTATGAGGGTCAGGTGGTCGGGGTGCCGATCATCACCGAGACGCAGGTGCTGTACTACCGCAAGGACCTGTTGGAGGCATCGGGATTCACCGCGCCACCGGCGACGATGGATGAGCTGAAGGAGATGTCTGCCAAGATCAATGAGGACAACCCGGGCGTTGCGGGCTTCGTCGCCCGCACCGGACGCACGGCCGCAGTCACGCAGTTCTCCAGCTTCCTGTTCAGCTACGGAGGCGACTTCGACGACGGTGCGGGCGTGGCGACCCTGGATACCCAGGCCGCCCATGATGCCTACGACATGTACGGGTCTTTGATCCGTGAGTACGGACCCGCCAATGTCAGCACCGACATGAGCTGGCCCGAGGCCATGGCCGTGTTCACCCAGGGCCAGGCAGGCTTCTATGTCGAGGCGAACTCGCTGTACAAGAACGCCACCGATCCGACGAAGTCCCAGGTCGCCGACACGGTCGGCTTCGCCGCGTTCCCCGCGGGCCCGGCCGGATCACGACCGTACAACATCCCGTCATGGGCGCTTGGAGTCAATGCCGGTTCCACGAACATCGACAATGCCTGGAAGTTCATCGAGTGGGCCACCAGCAAGGAGCAGACGCTGCTGAATCAGCAGGCGGGCGTGCCGAGTGCGCGCACCTCGGTCTGGGCGGATCCGCAAGCGACCCAGGACTACCCGCCGGATCTGTTGGCCGCCGCGCAAGCTGCCGCCGACGACGGTGTCGGTCATGATCGTCCGTTGGTCGTCCAGGTGGCGAAGGCTCGGGAGATCGTCGGTCAGCCGATCGTGGACTCGATCACTGGCAAGGATCTCGACGCGTCCCTGGCCGGCGCTCAGACCTCCTACCAGGCGTTCCTCGACGACGAGAAGTAG
- a CDS encoding single-stranded DNA-binding protein, with amino-acid sequence MDAYITVSGNLGTDVEHRATDNYSRASFRLASTPRIRRGDDWIDGHTTWVNIECTNRLADNARDSLAKGDPVVVFGRLRTKVWESEGTKHERMVIEASSIGHDLSRGTTAFTRIAWARQPEEADPGRDDGDVEPSSELAG; translated from the coding sequence ATGGATGCGTACATCACCGTTTCGGGAAACCTCGGCACCGACGTCGAGCACCGGGCAACCGACAACTACAGCAGGGCGAGCTTCCGGTTGGCCAGCACACCCCGGATACGCCGCGGTGACGACTGGATCGATGGCCACACCACCTGGGTGAACATCGAATGCACCAACCGGCTGGCCGACAACGCGCGCGACTCGCTGGCCAAGGGTGACCCGGTGGTCGTCTTCGGCCGGCTGCGCACCAAGGTCTGGGAATCCGAGGGCACCAAACACGAACGGATGGTCATCGAGGCCAGCTCGATCGGCCACGACCTGAGCCGCGGCACCACCGCCTTCACCCGGATCGCCTGGGCCCGGCAGCCGGAGGAGGCTGATCCGGGACGCGACGATGGCGACGTGGAGCCGAGCAGCGAACTGGCCGGCTGA
- the ettA gene encoding energy-dependent translational throttle protein EttA, with protein MAEFIYTMHNVRKTIGDKLILDNVTLSFLPDAKIGVVGPNGAGKSTLLKVMAGLEPINNGDAQLAKGATVGILMQEPPLTEGKTVLENIEEGVSEVKSMLRRFNEISEAMADPDADFDTLLAEMGELQTELDARDAWDVDSRLEQAMDALGCPPPDTIVDVLSGGERRRVALCKLLLQQPDLLLLDEPTNHLDAESVAWLEGHLKSYPGAVLCITHDRYFLDNVVGWICEIDRGRLYPYEGNYSTYLETKRKRLTIEGQKDAKRAKILERELEWVRSSPKARQAKNKARLARYEELAADAERNRKLDPAEINIPPGPRLGSLVLEVNDLHKAFDDRVLISGLTFDLPRAGIVGVIGPNGVGKTTLFKMIVGEEQPDSGTLKVGETVKISYVDQGREGLDPEKNVWEVVSDRLDYIKVGSFEVPSRAYVASFGFKGPDQQKPSGVLSGGERNRLNLALTLKQGGNLLLLDEPTNDLDVETLQSLEDALLEFPGCAVVISHDRWFLDRVATHILAWEGEDDHGLPRWFWFEGNFADYEKNKLERLGEEAARPHASKHRRLMRD; from the coding sequence ATGGCCGAGTTCATTTACACCATGCACAACGTCCGCAAGACGATCGGGGACAAGTTGATCCTGGACAATGTCACCCTCTCGTTCCTTCCGGACGCCAAGATCGGCGTCGTCGGCCCGAACGGGGCCGGCAAGTCCACGCTGCTCAAGGTGATGGCAGGTTTGGAGCCCATCAACAACGGTGACGCTCAGCTGGCCAAGGGTGCGACAGTCGGCATCCTCATGCAGGAGCCGCCACTGACCGAGGGCAAGACCGTCTTGGAGAACATCGAGGAGGGCGTCTCCGAGGTCAAGTCAATGCTTCGCCGATTCAACGAGATCTCGGAGGCGATGGCCGATCCGGACGCCGACTTCGACACCCTGCTGGCCGAGATGGGCGAGCTGCAGACCGAGCTCGACGCCCGCGATGCCTGGGATGTCGATTCCCGTCTCGAGCAAGCCATGGATGCGCTGGGTTGCCCGCCGCCGGACACCATCGTCGATGTGCTGTCGGGCGGTGAGCGGCGCCGCGTGGCATTGTGCAAGTTGCTGCTGCAACAGCCCGATCTGTTGCTGCTCGACGAGCCCACCAACCACCTGGACGCCGAATCGGTAGCTTGGCTGGAAGGTCACCTGAAGAGCTACCCGGGAGCGGTGCTGTGCATCACTCACGACCGTTACTTCCTCGACAACGTGGTGGGATGGATCTGTGAGATCGACCGCGGACGCCTGTATCCCTACGAGGGCAACTACTCGACCTACCTCGAGACCAAGCGCAAGCGTCTGACCATCGAGGGTCAGAAGGATGCCAAGCGAGCCAAGATCTTGGAGCGCGAACTCGAGTGGGTGCGCTCGTCGCCCAAAGCCCGGCAAGCCAAGAACAAGGCCCGCCTGGCCCGCTACGAGGAACTGGCCGCCGACGCCGAACGCAACCGTAAGCTCGATCCCGCCGAGATCAACATCCCGCCGGGTCCGCGGCTGGGCAGCCTGGTGCTCGAGGTGAACGATCTGCACAAGGCCTTCGACGACCGGGTGCTGATCAGCGGATTGACGTTCGACCTGCCGCGCGCCGGCATCGTCGGTGTGATCGGCCCGAACGGCGTCGGCAAGACCACGCTGTTCAAGATGATCGTCGGCGAGGAGCAGCCGGATTCGGGCACCCTGAAGGTCGGTGAGACCGTCAAGATCAGCTACGTCGACCAGGGCCGGGAAGGGCTGGATCCCGAGAAGAACGTCTGGGAGGTCGTCTCGGACAGGCTCGACTACATCAAGGTGGGCAGCTTCGAGGTGCCCAGCCGCGCCTATGTGGCGTCCTTCGGTTTCAAGGGTCCCGATCAGCAGAAGCCGTCCGGCGTGCTGTCGGGCGGTGAGCGTAACCGGCTGAACCTGGCTCTGACCCTGAAGCAGGGCGGCAATCTGCTGCTCCTCGACGAGCCGACCAACGACTTGGATGTCGAGACGCTGCAGAGCCTCGAAGATGCGCTGCTGGAATTTCCCGGCTGTGCCGTGGTGATCTCCCACGACCGCTGGTTCCTCGACCGGGTGGCCACCCACATCCTTGCCTGGGAAGGTGAGGACGACCACGGTCTGCCGCGCTGGTTCTGGTTCGAGGGCAACTTCGCCGACTACGAGAAGAACAAGCTGGAGCGGCTCGGCGAGGAGGCTGCGCGTCCGCACGCCAGCAAGCACCGTCGATTGATGCGCGACTGA
- a CDS encoding carbohydrate ABC transporter permease has product MLIFPLVWTIYLSLTNAQGSVRAPKSFIGFDNYIDVLTDTERFWPAVGRTLVFTVGVLIAQMVLGMCIALLLRRSFRGQGIVRVAILLPLVATPVAVGMMWRLIFDPNIGPANYLLSFVGLGPFSWLAGERTALPTTMLIDVWQWTPMVALILLAGLTSLSDEVDEAAAIDGASTWQRFWFVTLPLVWPSVLVALLLRGIDALKTFDILYATKGRGGGSFHEVETLNVYAYGLSFDYNEYGVASTVLILFFALIIAAMLALTSRTKER; this is encoded by the coding sequence ATGCTCATCTTTCCGCTCGTCTGGACGATCTACCTGAGCCTCACGAATGCTCAGGGCTCCGTGCGAGCACCCAAGTCCTTCATCGGCTTCGACAACTACATCGATGTACTCACCGACACCGAGCGCTTCTGGCCGGCCGTCGGGCGCACCCTGGTGTTCACCGTGGGAGTGCTGATTGCCCAGATGGTTCTGGGCATGTGCATCGCGCTGCTGCTCCGCAGATCGTTCCGTGGCCAGGGCATCGTCCGGGTGGCGATTCTGTTGCCCCTGGTCGCCACGCCGGTAGCGGTCGGCATGATGTGGAGACTGATATTCGACCCGAACATCGGTCCCGCTAACTACCTGCTCAGTTTCGTCGGGCTTGGTCCGTTCTCCTGGCTGGCAGGGGAGCGGACAGCATTGCCGACCACGATGCTCATCGATGTTTGGCAGTGGACTCCCATGGTGGCGCTGATCCTGCTGGCAGGCTTGACATCATTGTCCGACGAGGTCGATGAAGCGGCCGCGATCGACGGCGCCAGCACCTGGCAGCGATTCTGGTTCGTGACTCTTCCGCTGGTTTGGCCGAGCGTGCTGGTGGCGTTGCTGCTGCGCGGCATCGACGCGCTCAAGACCTTCGACATCTTGTATGCGACCAAGGGACGTGGCGGGGGATCCTTCCACGAGGTCGAGACGCTCAACGTCTATGCGTACGGCCTGAGCTTCGACTACAACGAGTATGGTGTCGCGTCCACTGTGCTCATCTTGTTCTTCGCGCTGATCATCGCGGCGATGCTGGCGCTCACCTCGCGGACCAAGGAGCGATGA
- a CDS encoding FadR/GntR family transcriptional regulator: protein MSAAQPTPSPSGGLLQREVIEQLGKQIVTGRWPGGTVLRMDELADQLDVSRSVIREAMSALSGNGLVQSRKHRGTVVQDPSRWNAFAPDVIAWRLDDPAQRDEQFRSLVELRTAVEPQAARLAAERIDSDRAAEMIRLAARMVESGSMGKVDEFVEADVVFHRLLLQSSGNPLFASLEQILNEILAGKYRLGLMPIIPDPQASHRHLELATAIASGDAPTAVTACLDIVLQSAEELGNSSPQPRG, encoded by the coding sequence GTGTCCGCAGCACAGCCGACGCCCAGCCCCTCGGGAGGCCTGTTGCAGCGCGAGGTGATCGAGCAACTCGGTAAGCAGATCGTCACCGGGCGCTGGCCCGGCGGGACGGTACTGCGGATGGACGAACTCGCCGATCAGCTGGACGTATCGCGCTCGGTCATCCGCGAGGCGATGAGCGCCTTGTCCGGCAACGGGCTCGTACAGTCCCGCAAGCACCGCGGCACCGTGGTGCAAGATCCCAGCCGGTGGAACGCGTTCGCGCCCGATGTGATCGCCTGGCGGCTGGACGATCCAGCCCAACGGGACGAACAGTTCCGTTCACTGGTCGAGCTGCGCACGGCAGTCGAGCCACAAGCCGCGAGGCTCGCTGCGGAGCGGATCGACTCCGATCGCGCGGCCGAGATGATCCGACTGGCGGCCCGCATGGTCGAATCCGGTTCGATGGGCAAGGTCGACGAGTTCGTCGAAGCCGACGTGGTCTTCCACAGATTGCTGCTGCAGTCGTCGGGCAACCCGCTGTTCGCGAGCCTCGAGCAGATCTTGAACGAGATCCTTGCCGGCAAGTACCGGCTGGGGTTGATGCCCATCATCCCCGACCCGCAGGCCAGCCACCGGCACCTCGAGCTCGCCACCGCGATTGCATCAGGAGATGCCCCAACCGCGGTGACGGCCTGCCTCGACATCGTCCTGCAATCGGCCGAAGAGCTGGGCAACAGCAGTCCCCAGCCCCGAGGTTGA